In Clostridia bacterium, a single genomic region encodes these proteins:
- the amrA gene encoding AmmeMemoRadiSam system protein A yields the protein AEAEELTQQKAGAFVTLKKQGELRGCIGTITPTRDNLAWEIIYNAVAAAKSDPRFAPVTLEELSELEFSVDILEEPEKVNSLEDLDPHTYGVIVTRGVRRGLLLPNLEGVNTVAEQVAIAKAKAGIEAHEKVKLERFKVTRYF from the coding sequence CGCAGAAGCTGAGGAGTTAACTCAGCAAAAAGCGGGTGCTTTTGTTACCTTAAAAAAACAAGGTGAATTAAGGGGTTGTATAGGTACTATTACTCCTACACGGGATAATTTGGCTTGGGAAATTATTTATAATGCGGTAGCAGCAGCCAAAAGTGACCCGCGTTTTGCACCTGTTACTTTAGAGGAATTATCAGAACTGGAATTTTCCGTGGATATTTTAGAAGAACCGGAAAAGGTGAATTCTCTGGAAGATTTAGATCCACATACTTATGGGGTTATTGTTACGCGGGGGGTTCGTAGGGGATTATTATTACCTAATTTGGAGGGGGTAAACACAGTGGCCGAACAGGTAGCTATAGCTAAGGCCAAGGCCGGTATTGAGGCTCATGAAAAAGTAAAATTGGAACGTTTTAAGGTTACACGTTATTTTTGA
- the amrS gene encoding AmmeMemoRadiSam system radical SAM enzyme → MPETHWVKKDNNLIQCLLCPHACLLEEGEKGRCRVRKNVAGKLVVQNYGLVTAMALDPIEKKPLYHFFPGKKILSLGTFGCNLRCAFCQNWQIAQQEKVNNYFLAPEAAVARAKELVPLGNIGLAYTYSEPLMWYEYLLATAQLAHEAGLKNVLVTNGYLNPQPLKQLLPFIDAVNLDLKAFEEGFYQELCQATLHPVLQSAKLLAENCHLEISTLLIPGKNDDQEQIKALTQWIAALDRQIPLHLLRYFPNYKLSLAGTPLKTMWEAQKIAAQYLDYVYLGNV, encoded by the coding sequence ATGCCGGAAACCCATTGGGTAAAAAAAGATAATAATCTTATACAGTGTCTGCTTTGTCCCCATGCTTGTCTTTTGGAAGAGGGAGAGAAGGGCCGCTGTCGGGTGAGAAAAAATGTGGCCGGTAAATTGGTAGTGCAAAATTATGGTTTGGTTACTGCTATGGCTTTAGATCCTATAGAAAAAAAACCATTGTATCATTTTTTCCCCGGAAAAAAGATTTTATCTTTGGGGACTTTTGGTTGTAATTTAAGATGTGCTTTTTGCCAAAATTGGCAAATTGCCCAACAAGAGAAAGTGAATAATTATTTTTTGGCTCCTGAAGCGGCTGTAGCCAGAGCAAAAGAATTAGTACCCTTGGGTAATATTGGACTAGCCTATACTTATTCTGAACCTTTAATGTGGTATGAATACTTATTGGCGACTGCACAATTGGCTCATGAAGCTGGTTTAAAAAATGTTTTAGTTACTAATGGATATTTAAACCCTCAACCTTTAAAGCAATTACTTCCCTTTATTGATGCGGTCAATCTAGATTTAAAGGCCTTTGAGGAAGGGTTTTATCAAGAATTATGTCAGGCTACATTACACCCTGTTTTGCAAAGTGCCAAATTATTGGCGGAGAATTGTCACTTAGAAATTTCTACGTTGTTAATTCCAGGAAAGAACGATGATCAGGAGCAAATTAAAGCCTTGACTCAATGGATAGCTGCTTTAGATCGACAAATTCCGCTGCATTTATTACGTTATTTTCCTAATTATAAGTTAAGCTTGGCGGGCACTCCCTTAAAGACCATGTGGGAGGCACAAAAAATAGCTGCACAATATTTAGATTATGTTTATTTGGGGAATGTCTAA
- a CDS encoding chemotaxis protein CheW — MEKQCVIFKLAGAEYGINVLNVQEIIRPLKLVKLPNSPDYVLGICELRENIIPVIDLKQVLNLGKVKESKAARIIVIQEAGEMLGLLVDEVGEVLRINQEKIKREAKLAKKYIRGIAKIDGRLIMFLNLAAII; from the coding sequence ATGGAAAAACAATGTGTTATTTTTAAATTAGCTGGGGCGGAATATGGGATAAATGTTTTGAATGTACAAGAAATTATACGACCGTTAAAATTGGTGAAACTGCCTAATTCACCTGATTATGTATTAGGTATTTGTGAATTGCGGGAAAATATAATTCCTGTTATTGATTTAAAACAAGTTTTAAATTTGGGAAAAGTAAAAGAAAGTAAGGCAGCCCGAATTATTGTTATCCAGGAGGCGGGAGAAATGTTGGGGTTATTGGTAGATGAAGTCGGTGAGGTTTTACGTATTAATCAAGAAAAAATTAAGAGGGAAGCAAAGTTAGCCAAAAAATATATTCGGGGAATTGCCAAAATAGATGGTCGTTTAATTATGTTTTTAAATTTAGCGGCAATAATTTAA
- a CDS encoding HD domain-containing protein, which yields MRMVECKYLQTGMRVARTIYDDAGRILLNKGVMLNPYFIKRLKELGLTFIYVEDEILGSLEVEEIVNERVKIQTASALRNVVHSVQVHEKLDLRPISALINQILDELKSAPNLLMQLLDLRYADTFLYDHSIGVSVLSILTGRNLGLDELKLKTLAMGAVLHDLGKSLNPGPEHTEYGFEILRREKVLSILVAHVAYQHHERYDGTGYPRQLKEKEIHLYAAIVNVANCFDNLVNRGKDRLYPYQALREIKAASEKAFHPDIVEAFCRNIAPYPVGTAIRLNNGMIGVVIDIPLERTTQPVVKLIADKKGNILKQFPEIDLLAEKKLAVEEVISEAERQKITRNYCSMVVSSLGDLNE from the coding sequence ATGCGGATGGTAGAATGCAAATATTTACAAACAGGTATGAGAGTAGCCAGAACTATTTATGATGACGCTGGTCGTATATTATTAAATAAGGGAGTTATGCTTAATCCTTATTTTATAAAAAGATTAAAGGAGTTAGGATTAACATTTATTTATGTCGAGGATGAAATTTTAGGTTCCTTGGAAGTAGAGGAAATAGTTAATGAGCGGGTGAAAATTCAAACAGCTAGTGCCCTGCGTAATGTGGTTCATAGTGTGCAGGTACATGAAAAATTAGATTTACGTCCTATTAGTGCCTTGATTAATCAAATATTGGATGAATTAAAAAGTGCACCTAATCTTTTAATGCAGTTATTAGATTTACGCTATGCCGATACTTTTCTTTATGATCATTCCATAGGGGTAAGTGTTTTAAGTATTTTAACTGGTAGGAATCTGGGCTTGGATGAATTAAAGTTAAAAACTTTGGCTATGGGGGCTGTTTTGCATGATTTGGGTAAATCTTTAAATCCCGGTCCGGAACATACTGAATACGGTTTTGAAATTTTAAGAAGGGAAAAAGTTCTGAGTATTTTAGTGGCACATGTGGCCTATCAGCATCATGAAAGATATGATGGGACTGGTTATCCGCGTCAGCTTAAAGAAAAAGAAATTCACCTTTATGCAGCTATTGTCAATGTGGCTAATTGTTTTGATAATTTGGTGAATCGGGGCAAAGATAGATTATATCCTTATCAGGCTTTAAGAGAAATAAAGGCGGCAAGCGAAAAGGCCTTTCATCCCGATATTGTTGAAGCTTTTTGCCGCAATATTGCTCCTTATCCGGTAGGTACGGCCATTCGTTTAAATAATGGTATGATTGGAGTGGTAATAGATATACCTCTTGAGCGGACTACTCAACCTGTGGTAAAGTTAATTGCTGATAAAAAGGGTAATATTTTAAAACAGTTTCCGGAAATAGATTTATTAGCAGAAAAAAAATTAGCTGTTGAGGAAGTTATTAGTGAAGCTGAACGTCAAAAAATTACGCGTAATTATTGTTCTATGGTTGTTTCGAGTTTAGGAGATTTAAATGAATAG
- a CDS encoding N-acetyl-gamma-glutamyl-phosphate reductase, translated as MIKVSILGATGYTGQELVRLLSGHPQVEIVALGSRSYAGKNYGQVYPHLGDKVNLICRAMTDPFLIEGAEVIFLALPHGLSAPYVEKALVLNKKVIDLGADFRLQSPEVYQTWYKKQAPSVKLLEQAVYGLPEIYRQQIKQTNLVANTGCYPTTILLALYPLLKEKLVKPDIIIDSKSGISGAGRSLKKGSLYAESNENVKPYGFPAHRHLPEIEQELIKWYKEVRLTFTPHLVPLTRGMLSTIYLSTAVSLNKIQTVYQKYYKDEPFIKFYEDNYPEIKWVQGTNFCALGCSLEESKGRLIIISVIDNLIKGAAGQAIQNMNLMCGFSETIGLSAAALYP; from the coding sequence TTGATTAAAGTAAGTATTTTAGGGGCTACTGGTTATACGGGACAGGAATTGGTGAGGCTTTTATCTGGGCATCCTCAAGTAGAGATTGTTGCTTTAGGTTCTCGGAGTTATGCTGGTAAGAATTATGGTCAGGTTTATCCTCATTTGGGGGATAAAGTAAATTTAATTTGTCGGGCTATGACAGATCCTTTTTTAATTGAGGGAGCAGAGGTCATTTTTTTGGCCTTACCTCATGGTTTAAGTGCTCCTTATGTGGAAAAGGCCCTAGTGTTAAATAAAAAGGTTATTGATCTAGGGGCTGACTTTCGTTTGCAAAGTCCAGAGGTTTATCAAACCTGGTATAAAAAACAAGCCCCATCGGTAAAATTATTAGAGCAGGCTGTTTATGGTTTACCGGAAATTTATCGTCAGCAGATTAAACAAACAAATTTAGTGGCTAATACTGGTTGTTATCCTACCACCATCCTTTTGGCTTTATATCCTTTGTTAAAGGAAAAACTGGTAAAACCTGATATAATTATAGACAGTAAATCCGGAATTAGTGGGGCGGGGCGGAGTTTAAAAAAAGGATCATTATATGCTGAAAGTAATGAAAATGTGAAACCATATGGTTTCCCGGCACACCGCCATTTACCGGAAATTGAACAGGAGTTGATAAAATGGTATAAGGAGGTGAGACTTACCTTTACCCCGCATTTGGTGCCTTTAACTCGAGGTATGTTGAGCACTATTTATTTATCTACTGCGGTTTCGTTAAATAAAATCCAAACAGTATATCAAAAATATTATAAAGATGAACCTTTTATTAAATTTTATGAGGATAATTATCCAGAAATAAAATGGGTACAAGGTACAAACTTTTGTGCTTTAGGTTGTAGTTTAGAAGAAAGTAAGGGACGCTTAATAATTATTTCGGTAATTGATAACTTAATTAAAGGAGCCGCCGGACAGGCCATACAAAATATGAATTTAATGTGCGGCTTTTCGGAAACGATCGGTTTGTCTGCTGCAGCTCTTTATCCTTAA
- the argJ gene encoding bifunctional glutamate N-acetyltransferase/amino-acid acetyltransferase ArgJ — MRYVVLKNGGITSPQGFKAGVGLVGLKANKTNDLALVVSEKPANGAGVFTTNKFAAAPVQVAREYLAKNKKLYGFVVNSGCANACTGEQGLKDAYQMTVIAGQATGCRAEQFLPASTGMIGTYLPMEKVEKGIRQAAQNLSKANGGFVAKAILTTDTIVKQLALEVEIGGEKIVIGGMAKGAGMIHPQMATMLAFISTDALITPECLQTALELASESTFNQITVDGETSTNDTVVALANGLAGNFPITAKNSEAFYIFVQALQQISLYLAKMIARDGEGATKLMEVEVSNAASLSEARQAARIIASSNLLKAALFGGKPNWGRIACALGYSGIKFAPERVLIYLGELLIMAQGKGVDFDQALAEEILRKEEIVIRVDLQAGKFTAKAWGCDLTEKYVLLNSNYKT; from the coding sequence ATGAGATATGTAGTTTTGAAAAATGGTGGTATTACTTCTCCACAAGGCTTTAAGGCTGGTGTGGGTTTGGTAGGTTTAAAGGCTAATAAAACTAATGATTTGGCTTTGGTTGTTTCTGAAAAACCTGCCAATGGGGCCGGGGTTTTTACCACTAATAAATTTGCGGCGGCCCCAGTACAGGTTGCCCGGGAGTATTTGGCCAAGAACAAGAAGTTGTATGGGTTTGTGGTTAATAGTGGTTGTGCTAATGCTTGTACAGGTGAGCAAGGTTTAAAAGATGCTTATCAGATGACGGTAATTGCCGGACAAGCGACAGGCTGTCGGGCTGAACAGTTTTTGCCGGCTTCTACTGGCATGATTGGTACCTATTTACCTATGGAAAAAGTGGAAAAGGGTATTAGGCAAGCTGCTCAAAATTTATCTAAAGCTAACGGAGGTTTTGTCGCTAAAGCGATTCTGACTACAGATACTATAGTTAAGCAATTAGCCTTGGAAGTGGAAATTGGCGGGGAAAAAATAGTGATCGGTGGTATGGCCAAAGGTGCAGGAATGATACATCCCCAAATGGCTACTATGCTTGCTTTTATCAGTACTGATGCCTTAATTACCCCGGAATGTTTACAGACAGCTCTGGAATTGGCCAGTGAGTCCACCTTTAATCAAATTACGGTAGATGGGGAGACCAGTACTAATGATACAGTGGTGGCTTTAGCTAATGGTTTGGCCGGGAATTTTCCTATTACTGCCAAAAACAGTGAGGCTTTCTATATTTTTGTTCAAGCTTTACAGCAAATATCTCTTTATTTAGCGAAAATGATTGCTCGTGATGGTGAAGGTGCTACAAAATTAATGGAAGTAGAAGTAAGTAATGCCGCTAGTTTGTCTGAGGCTCGTCAGGCAGCACGAATAATTGCTAGTTCTAATTTATTAAAGGCGGCACTTTTTGGAGGTAAGCCCAATTGGGGTAGAATTGCTTGTGCTTTGGGTTATTCCGGCATAAAATTTGCTCCTGAGCGTGTCTTGATTTATTTGGGGGAACTTTTAATTATGGCCCAAGGAAAAGGTGTGGACTTTGATCAGGCTTTAGCAGAAGAAATTTTGCGAAAAGAGGAAATAGTAATCAGGGTTGATTTACAAGCCGGAAAGTTTACGGCTAAGGCTTGGGGGTGTGATCTTACGGAGAAATATGTTTTGTTGAATAGTAATTATAAAACATAG
- a CDS encoding acetylornithine transaminase, whose amino-acid sequence MNNETIKQMGTDYIMSTYLRHDLALVRGKGSYVWDAQGNKYLDLVSGIAVNNLGHCYPQVVKAIQKQAELLIHCSNLYWNEPQVRLAKKLSDCSQGKKVFFCNSGAEANEAAIKLARKWSRENYGPERYEIITAEDSFHGRTLGALTATGQTVYQRWFQPLPKGFKYVPFNDLEALEQAITPQTCALLLEPIQGEGGVYPASKAYLIGVQKICAQHDLLLILDEVQTGCGRTGKLFAYQHYGVQPDLFTLAKGLGGGMPIGALIASAKVADVFKPGDHASTFGGNPLVTSAALAVLTVLTSGDFLKEVQAKGEYLKSKFKEMPAVKEVRGLGLLLGLELSVDGQKIQESCLQKGVLVNCIKRNVLRLVPALNIEQADLDKAVEIMGKVLHD is encoded by the coding sequence ATGAATAATGAAACCATTAAGCAAATGGGGACTGATTATATCATGTCTACTTATTTACGGCATGATTTGGCTTTAGTGAGGGGTAAAGGTAGTTATGTTTGGGATGCCCAGGGTAACAAATATTTGGATTTGGTAAGTGGTATTGCTGTTAATAATTTGGGTCATTGTTATCCACAGGTTGTTAAGGCAATTCAGAAACAGGCCGAATTATTGATTCACTGTTCTAATTTATATTGGAATGAACCTCAAGTACGTTTGGCTAAAAAATTGAGTGATTGTTCACAGGGAAAAAAGGTTTTTTTCTGTAATAGTGGGGCTGAAGCTAATGAGGCAGCCATTAAATTGGCTCGTAAATGGTCGCGGGAAAATTATGGACCAGAACGTTATGAAATAATTACGGCTGAAGATTCTTTTCACGGTCGTACTTTAGGTGCTTTGACAGCTACTGGTCAAACTGTTTATCAAAGGTGGTTTCAGCCTTTGCCCAAAGGTTTTAAATATGTACCTTTTAATGATTTAGAGGCTCTTGAACAGGCCATTACTCCCCAGACTTGTGCCCTTTTATTGGAACCTATTCAAGGTGAAGGGGGGGTTTATCCGGCAAGTAAAGCCTATTTAATCGGTGTGCAAAAAATATGTGCACAACATGATCTTTTATTAATTTTAGATGAGGTGCAAACTGGTTGTGGACGTACCGGTAAATTATTTGCTTACCAGCATTATGGTGTCCAGCCGGATTTGTTTACATTAGCCAAAGGTTTAGGTGGTGGAATGCCTATTGGAGCTTTAATCGCGTCGGCTAAAGTGGCCGATGTGTTTAAGCCTGGTGATCATGCTTCCACTTTTGGGGGTAATCCTTTGGTTACAAGTGCCGCTTTGGCTGTTTTAACGGTATTGACTAGTGGTGATTTCTTGAAAGAGGTTCAGGCTAAAGGTGAGTATTTAAAAAGTAAATTTAAGGAGATGCCTGCTGTTAAAGAGGTAAGAGGTTTAGGCTTGTTATTGGGTTTGGAATTGTCTGTTGATGGTCAAAAAATACAGGAAAGTTGTCTGCAAAAAGGTGTATTGGTTAATTGTATTAAACGTAATGTTTTGCGTTTAGTTCCAGCTTTGAATATTGAACAGGCTGATTTGGATAAGGCTGTAGAAATTATGGGGAAGGTACTGCACGATTAA
- the argF gene encoding ornithine carbamoyltransferase: MVLRGRDFLSFADFTTVEIEYLLDLAAELKAKQKRGLAWPLLKGKTLGMIFEKPSTRTRVSFEVGMFQLGGLALYLNQADLQMGRGEPIKDMARVLSRYLDGLLIRTFSQETVVELAEYADIPVINGLTDQFHPTQVLADLLTMRECLGRLQGIKLAYLGDGNNVAHSLLLAGAVMGLEVGIASPRGYQPDPQIVALAVARGGRIKISSSPQEIASQAQVLYTDVWASMGQEKEALKRKEVFKNYQINEDIVRLAAPEVIVLHCLPAKRGEEITSQVLAGPYSQVFNQAENRLHAHKAILAALLSGGE, from the coding sequence ATGGTTTTGCGGGGACGAGATTTTTTATCTTTTGCCGATTTTACAACAGTCGAAATAGAATATCTTTTGGATTTGGCTGCAGAATTAAAAGCCAAACAAAAAAGGGGTCTGGCTTGGCCTCTTTTAAAAGGAAAAACTTTAGGTATGATTTTTGAAAAGCCTTCTACACGTACGCGAGTGTCTTTTGAGGTGGGTATGTTTCAGTTGGGTGGTTTGGCCCTTTATCTTAATCAAGCTGATTTGCAAATGGGCCGAGGTGAACCAATTAAGGATATGGCCCGTGTTTTATCACGTTATTTGGATGGTCTTTTAATTCGTACTTTTAGTCAAGAAACTGTTGTAGAATTGGCCGAATATGCGGATATTCCCGTAATTAATGGTTTAACTGATCAATTTCATCCTACACAGGTCTTAGCTGATTTGTTAACTATGCGGGAGTGTTTGGGTAGATTACAGGGGATTAAATTGGCTTATTTGGGTGATGGCAATAATGTGGCCCATAGTTTATTGTTGGCTGGGGCAGTAATGGGCTTGGAAGTGGGAATTGCTTCCCCGAGGGGTTATCAACCTGATCCCCAAATTGTGGCTTTGGCGGTAGCTCGAGGTGGGAGAATAAAGATAAGTTCTTCCCCTCAGGAAATAGCCAGTCAAGCACAAGTATTATATACAGATGTGTGGGCAAGTATGGGGCAAGAAAAGGAGGCCCTTAAACGAAAAGAAGTCTTTAAAAATTATCAAATAAATGAAGATATAGTACGTTTGGCGGCACCAGAAGTAATTGTTTTACATTGCCTGCCGGCCAAACGGGGAGAGGAAATTACTTCTCAAGTATTGGCTGGACCGTATTCACAAGTATTCAATCAGGCGGAAAATAGATTACATGCTCATAAAGCTATTTTAGCTGCATTATTATCTGGAGGGGAGTAG
- a CDS encoding argininosuccinate synthase — protein MKKVILAYSGGLDTSVIIPWLKENYGYQVIAVAVNVGQGEELVPLKEKALQTGASKIYIEDARREFVTDYIFPTLKAGAVYEGKYLLGTAFARPLIAKRLVKIARQEKAAAIAHGCTGKGNDQVRFELAIKALAPEMTIIAPWRIWEIKSREEQIAYAEARQITVPVSRERPYSMDRNLWHLSHEGADLEDPGWEPAPDLLNIITPPEKAPDQPTYLELTFEKGIPVALNGEVLEEVQLIEKLNQIAAINGVGIVDLVENRLVGIKSRGVYETPAGTVLYQAHQELESLTLDRLTAHYKTLVAQQYAQLVYDGLWFHPLREALDAFVNVTQETVSGTVKLKLYKGNCFPAGVQSPYSLYREDLATFGKDEVYNQQDAAGFINLFGLPLKVRALMKQQLQWEVEK, from the coding sequence ATGAAAAAGGTGATTTTGGCTTATTCGGGTGGTTTAGATACGTCGGTAATTATTCCTTGGTTAAAAGAGAATTATGGTTATCAAGTAATTGCTGTAGCTGTGAATGTCGGTCAGGGTGAGGAATTGGTACCTTTAAAAGAAAAAGCCCTACAAACAGGTGCCTCTAAAATTTATATTGAAGATGCTCGTCGGGAATTTGTTACTGATTATATTTTTCCTACTTTAAAGGCCGGGGCTGTTTATGAAGGGAAATATTTGTTGGGTACCGCCTTTGCCCGACCTTTAATTGCTAAAAGATTAGTGAAAATAGCCCGACAGGAAAAAGCAGCAGCTATTGCACATGGCTGTACGGGGAAAGGTAATGATCAGGTGCGTTTTGAATTGGCAATTAAAGCTTTGGCACCGGAAATGACAATTATTGCACCTTGGCGTATTTGGGAAATCAAATCCCGTGAAGAACAAATTGCTTATGCCGAGGCCCGTCAAATAACGGTACCAGTTAGTAGGGAGCGTCCCTATAGTATGGATCGCAATTTATGGCATCTAAGTCATGAAGGAGCTGATTTAGAAGATCCGGGTTGGGAGCCAGCTCCAGATTTATTAAATATAATTACACCTCCGGAAAAGGCACCAGATCAGCCTACTTATTTAGAATTAACCTTTGAAAAAGGGATTCCGGTGGCTTTAAATGGTGAAGTGCTGGAAGAGGTGCAGTTAATTGAAAAGTTAAACCAAATTGCGGCTATTAATGGTGTGGGGATTGTTGATTTAGTGGAAAACCGTTTAGTAGGTATCAAATCACGCGGGGTTTACGAAACTCCCGCCGGAACCGTGCTTTATCAAGCACATCAAGAATTGGAATCCTTAACATTAGATCGTCTTACTGCCCATTATAAAACATTGGTGGCTCAGCAATATGCACAGTTGGTTTATGATGGTCTTTGGTTTCACCCTTTACGGGAGGCCTTAGATGCTTTTGTTAATGTGACTCAGGAAACAGTAAGTGGTACAGTAAAATTAAAACTTTATAAAGGTAATTGTTTTCCAGCAGGTGTGCAATCACCTTATTCATTATATCGTGAGGATTTGGCTACTTTTGGTAAAGACGAAGTTTATAATCAGCAAGATGCCGCCGGTTTTATCAATCTCTTTGGATTACCTTTAAAAGTAAGAGCTTTAATGAAACAACAACTGCAGTGGGAGGTAGAAAAATGA
- the argH gene encoding argininosuccinate lyase produces the protein MKLWGGRFAKETAELLEEFQASITFDQSLAHYDLLGSMAHVRMLGKIGVLSPSETEKIINGLQELASEIEAGQVDFSIKAEDIHLNIELLLTEKIGGVAKKMHTGRSRNDQIALDLRMYVKDQITNLQELLINLLTTLVDLADQHHQAIMPGYTHLQIAQPVTLGHHLLAYAEMFKRDYERLQDCLRRVDVLPLGAGALAGTTYPLDREMVARELGFSRVSENSMDSVSDRDFVIEFLGDLALIMMHLSRFCEEIIFWASQEVDFIELDDAFSTGSSMMPQKKNPDVVELIRGKTARVYGDLITLLTMLKGLPLTYNKDMQEDKEALFDGVNTVSACLRIFIPFLKTIVFKKEKMKAAAGKGFSNATDLADYFVQQGLSFREAHHLVGQLVNYCLAKERVLTDLSLQELRQFVPQDLPVEETVFTILQLENVVKRRSTYGGTSPEQVAKAVQRMRDFLATLRK, from the coding sequence ATGAAATTATGGGGTGGGCGGTTTGCAAAAGAAACTGCGGAATTGTTAGAGGAGTTTCAGGCGTCTATTACTTTTGATCAATCTTTAGCCCACTATGATCTTTTGGGTAGTATGGCTCATGTCCGTATGTTAGGAAAAATTGGGGTGCTCTCCCCTTCGGAAACCGAGAAAATTATTAATGGTTTGCAGGAATTGGCAAGTGAAATCGAGGCTGGTCAGGTGGATTTTTCTATAAAGGCCGAAGATATTCATTTAAATATTGAATTATTACTTACGGAGAAAATAGGTGGAGTAGCCAAAAAAATGCATACCGGGAGAAGCCGTAATGATCAGATAGCTTTGGATTTAAGAATGTATGTTAAAGATCAGATTACTAATCTTCAAGAACTATTAATTAATTTATTGACTACTTTGGTTGATTTAGCTGATCAACATCACCAAGCAATCATGCCTGGTTATACCCATTTGCAAATTGCTCAACCAGTTACCTTGGGTCATCATTTATTAGCTTATGCGGAAATGTTTAAACGTGATTATGAACGTTTGCAGGATTGTCTGCGGCGAGTAGATGTTTTACCATTAGGTGCTGGGGCCTTGGCTGGTACTACTTATCCTTTGGATCGGGAAATGGTGGCCCGTGAATTAGGTTTTTCCCGTGTTTCCGAAAATAGTATGGATAGTGTTTCTGATCGGGATTTTGTAATTGAGTTTTTGGGAGATTTGGCTTTAATTATGATGCATTTATCACGATTTTGTGAGGAAATTATTTTTTGGGCTAGTCAAGAGGTGGACTTTATTGAACTCGATGATGCTTTTAGTACTGGTTCTTCAATGATGCCTCAAAAAAAGAATCCCGATGTGGTGGAATTGATTCGCGGGAAAACTGCTAGAGTTTATGGTGATTTAATTACTTTATTAACTATGCTCAAAGGTCTTCCTTTAACCTATAATAAAGATATGCAGGAAGATAAAGAGGCCCTTTTTGATGGTGTAAATACGGTCAGTGCTTGTTTGCGTATCTTTATTCCTTTTTTAAAAACGATTGTTTTTAAAAAGGAAAAAATGAAAGCGGCCGCCGGAAAGGGATTTTCTAATGCTACTGATTTAGCTGATTATTTTGTTCAACAAGGACTTAGTTTTCGGGAAGCACATCATTTAGTGGGGCAATTGGTAAATTATTGTTTAGCTAAGGAGCGGGTCCTTACTGATTTGTCATTACAAGAATTAAGGCAATTTGTTCCTCAAGATTTGCCCGTGGAGGAAACTGTTTTTACAATTTTGCAGCTGGAAAATGTGGTAAAAAGGCGTTCTACTTATGGGGGTACTTCCCCGGAACAAGTAGCAAAAGCTGTGCAAAGAATGCGGGATTTTTTGGCCACTTTGCGGAAATAA
- a CDS encoding PH domain-containing protein: MVYFTSKRDLWLGIVVWLPLVITFGLVGWQLWLQKQIDFIFVATFVLLFAFIGWLWWGTGYLVTERDLKIKSGPFRQAIPLVEIKAITPSESILSAPALSLDRLEISYGRSKSVLISPLKKEEFLALMKEKCPQAAIKSAF; the protein is encoded by the coding sequence ATGGTTTACTTTACTTCTAAGCGTGATTTATGGTTGGGGATCGTGGTTTGGCTTCCTTTGGTAATAACCTTTGGCCTAGTTGGTTGGCAGTTGTGGCTGCAAAAGCAAATTGATTTTATTTTTGTGGCTACTTTTGTTTTACTGTTTGCTTTTATTGGTTGGTTGTGGTGGGGAACTGGCTATTTGGTAACAGAAAGGGATTTGAAAATTAAATCAGGGCCTTTCCGTCAAGCTATTCCTTTGGTGGAAATAAAGGCAATTACCCCTTCTGAAAGTATTTTATCTGCACCGGCCCTTTCCTTGGATCGTTTAGAAATTAGTTATGGGCGGAGTAAATCAGTACTTATTTCTCCCCTGAAAAAGGAAGAATTTTTAGCTTTAATGAAAGAAAAATGTCCACAAGCCGCGATTAAAAGTGCTTTTTAA